Part of the Geodermatophilus obscurus DSM 43160 genome is shown below.
GCCCCAGTCGCCGTTGACGGTGTGGATGTCGCTGTGGCAGATGCCGGCGTGGGTGATCTCGATCAGCACGTCGCGCGGGCCGACGTCCCGGCGTTCGATGACGGTGGGGACGAGCGGCTCGGCGGCTGCGGGGGCGGCGTAGGCGTGGACCTGCACGGGGGTGCTCCTCGTTCTCGGGGGTGCTCGGGTGGGGTGGGGATCAGTCGACGGCCGGGGCGGCGCCGTACTCCTCGTCGGTGACGGGGGTCAGCCAGTGGACGACGGCGTGGTCGTCGTCCCCCTCGTTGATGGCCACGTGGACCATGAGCCGGTTCGGCGCGGCGCCGTGCCAGTGCTCCTCGTCGGCCTCGAACAGGACGCGGTCGCCGGGCCGGATGACCTCGACCGGGCCGCCCCGGCGCCGGCACAGGCCGACGCCCTCGGTGACGAAGACGGTCTGGCCCAGCGGGTGGCGGTGCCAGTGGGTGCGCGCGCCGGGCATGAAGTGCACCAGGTTGGCGCTGACCCGGGACGGCGCGGGCGCGGCGGCGACGGCGTCGATGTACACGTCGCCGGTGGACCAGTCCGCCGGGCCCTCGACGGTGTCGATGGAGCTGCGGGTGATCTGCACGCTGTCCTCCGGCGCGGTCAGGGACGCAGCAGGGTCTTGATGGCGCGGCGCTCGTCCATCGCCCGGTAGCCCTCGGCGGCCTGCTCCAGCGGCAGGTCGAGGTCGAAGACCCTGCCCGGGTCGATCTCGCGCTCGCAGATGAGGTCGATCAGCTGGGGCAGGAACCGGCGCACCGGAGCCGGTCCGCCGTGCAGGTGCACGCCGGAGAAGAAGAGCTCCTCGCCGGGGATCTGCACGTCGTGGGTGACGCCGACGTAGCCGACGTGCCCGCCGGGCCGGGTGGCGCGGATGGCCTGCATCATCGACTCCTGGGTGCCGACGGCCTCGATGACCGAGTGCGCGCCCAGCCCGTCGGTCAGGTCCTTGATCCGGGCGACGCCCTCGTCGCCGCGCTCGGCGACGACGTCGGTGGCCCCGAACTCACGGGCCAGCTGCTGGCGGGACTCGTGCCGGCTGAAGACGACGATCCGCTCGGCCCCCAGCTGCCCGGCCGCGAGGACGCCGAGCAGCCCGACGGCGCCGTCACCGACGACGGCGACGGTCTTGCCCGGGCCGGCCTCTGCGGCGACGGCGGCGAACCAGCCGGTGCCCAGCACGTCGGAGGCGGCGAGCAGGCCGGGGACCAGGTCGTCGGCGGGCACCTCGGGGGTGGCGACGAGGGTGCCGTCGGCCAGCGGGATGCGGGCGAGCTCGGCCTGGGTGCCGAGGGCACCCACCGGCACGGCGTTCACGCAGCGGGACTGGTACCCGGCCCGGCAGATCTCGCAGGTGTTGTCCGAGGCGAAGAAGGAGCCGACGACGAACTGACCCGGCTCCAGCGTGCGGACGTCGCTGCCGACCTCCTCGACGACGCCGACGTACTCGTGCCCCATCGGCGCGGGCCCGTCCACCTCCTCGATGCCGCGGTAGGGCCACAGGTCCGAGCCGCACACGCAGGCAGCGGTCACCCGGATGACCGCGTCGGTGGGCTGCTCGATCGTCGGGTCCGGGCGGTCCTCGACGCGGACGTCGCCGGGGGCGTGCAGAACGGCTGCTCGCAAGACGGTGCTCCTTCGGGAGTGGCTGAGCTGTCCACCCCAAGAAACCGCGCCCGGCGCGTGCGCGGGTGGTCGGGCTTGTGGGGGGGACAACCACGACCTCCCTCCACCGGCCGGCAGCCGTACCGTCGATCCGGTGGACAACCGCTCCGACATCCGCGACTTCCTCGCCAGCCGGCGCGCCCGCATCACCCCGGAGCAGGCGGGGCTGCTGCCGGGCGGTGGCCGGCGGCGGGTGCCCGGGCTGCGCCGCGAGGAGGTCGCCGTCCTGGCCGGGGTGAGCACCGACTGGTACACCCGGCTGGAGAAGGGCCACATCGGCGGCGTCTCCGAGGACGTCCTGGAGGCCGTGGCCCGGGCGCTCCAGCTGGACGAGGCCGAGCGGCGCTACCTGTTCGACCTCGCCCGCGCCGCCAAGCCGAGCCGTACGCCGCAGCGGCGCAGCCGCGCCCAGGTGTCCCCGCGCGTGCAGTGGATGCTCGACTCGATGAGCGCCTCGGCGGCGTTCGTGGTCAACGGCCGGATGGACATCATCGCCGCCAACACGCTGGCCCGTGCCCTGTACTCACCGGTCTTCGACATGCCGGGCCGGCCGGCGAACATCGCCCGCTTCCAGTTCCTCGACCCGCGGGCCCGGGAGTACCACACCGACTGGGACGGCGCGGCCAACGTCACCGTCGCGCTGCTGCGTGCCGAGGCCGGCCGCGACCCCCACGACAAGGACCTGCGCGAGCTCGTCGGGGAGCTGTCGACGGTGAGCGAGGAGTTCCGCACCCGCTGGGCCGCGCACGACGTGCGCATCCACCACGCCGGGGCCAAGCAGTTCCGTCATCCCGTCGTCGGCACCCTCGAGCTGGTCTACCACACGTTCGACCTGCCGACCGAGGACAGCGGGAAGCTCGCCATGACCGTCTACACCGCCGAGCCCGGGACCCCGTCCGAGGACGGGTTCACGCTGCTGGCCAGCTGGGCGGCCACCGCTGCCGACGTGACCACCCCCGCGATCGACCGTTCCTGACCCGGGGTCGGGCAGGTCGACGTGGCGGACCCCGGGGCCGCCGGAGCGGGTGCTCCGCACGGCTCGCCCGCTGCGGGGACGGGCCGGGTCCCGGCTCGCTCGGCGACGTCCCCGTCCCACCCGCTGTGGTTGGCTCACCGGTGCGTGCCGAGCCGCCCGAGCGGCGGGCGGCCCCGTCGGGTCACGACGGGCGGGAACGACGAGGAGGCCTCCCATCCCGGCTGACCGGATCCTGGACGCGGCGACGCGGATCGCCGACCTCCTGCTCGACGTCCAGACGCGGGTGAACGGGCAGATCGACGCCGCGCTGACGGAGCTGCTGCCCGAGGTCCAGCAGCGACTGGGCGTCTCACCGGCCGACGCCGTCGACCTCTCCGGGCTGGTGAACACCAGGATCACCGGCCTGAGCGTCGTGGTCACCCCGGCCGCGGTGGCGACCGTCGTCCCGCTGCCGGCCGAGTCCGCCGCCACGACGAGGGCGGGGCGGCGCGCGGTGACCGAGATCGTGACCGGCCGCGACGACCGCCTGGCCGTCATCGCCGGCCCCTGCTCGATCCACGACGCGGAGGCCGCGCTGGAGTACGCCGCCTTCGTCCTCCGCATGCGCGAGCGGCACGGCGAGGACCTCGAGATCCTGATGCGGACGTACACCGAGAAGCCGCGGACCGAGGTCGACTGGAAGGGGTTCGCCTACGACCCGTTCCTCGACGGGTCCAGCCGGATCAGCGTCGGGCTGGTCGCGACCCGGCTGCTGATGTGCCGCATCACGGCCCTGGGCGTGCCGGTGGCGGCCGAGCCGCTGAACGCGCTCACGCCGCAGTACGTCAACGGGCTGGTCACCTACAACGGCGTCGGCGCCCGCAACGTCACCGACCAGACCGCCCGGGAGCGGGTGTCCGGCTTCTCCTCCGTCGTCGGCTTCAAGAACTCCCCGGAGGGGAGCATCGAGGCCGCCGTCTCGGCCGTGCTGACCGCGCGGGCGCCGCACGAGTTCCTCGGCGTCGACCACCACGGCGTGAGCGCCCAGCTGTCGACGACCGGCAACGACACCGCCCACGTGATCCTGCGCGGCGACAAGGACGGCCCCAACCACTCCGCCGCGCACATCGCCGACACCAAGCGGAAGCTGGCGCGGCGCGGGCTGCCGGAGGTGGTCGTCGTCGACGCCTCCCACGGCAACAGCCAGAAGGACCACCGGCGCCAGGTCGTCGTCGTGCGGGACCTGGCCGGGCAGGTCGCTGCCGGCGAGCGGGCGATCCGCGGCGTGATGGTGGAGAGCAACCTCGTCGCCGGGCGGCAGGACCTGGACCGCCGCCATCCCGAGAGGCTGGAGTACGGCACGAGCGTCACCGACGCCTGCGTCGACCTCCCGACGACCGAGGTGGCGCTGGCCGAGCTGGCCGAGGCCGTCCGGTCACGGCGGCGCGCCGTCGCCTGAGCACGTCCTCCTGCCTCCGCCGGCCGAGGGCGGACGAGAGGGTGGATCAGCCCAGGCGCGCGGCCAACACCTCGGCGCCGGGACCCTCCAGCGCGTCGAGGCCCGCGCGTCGTCCCGCCGCCACCAGCAGCAGGTCGATGTCGGGTCCGCGCAACTCGGCCCCGTCGCCGTGGGTCCACCCGGTGTCGGTCGAGACCAGCTGGACCCCGGCCAGTCGCCGCGGCCCGCCCATGAACCTGTTCGTGGCGACGTAGGCGAGGCAGGCCGCCACCACGTCGGGAGGCGAGACGTGGCGCCGGCCCAGCGGCCGCGCGATGTCCTGACCGTGGACGACGAGGTCCATGAGCGGGTCCATCGGGGTGCTGCCGGGGAACCTCCGCGTGGAGGCGGCGCTCCCGCGCAGCTGCGCAACCAGCGCCGCGGGGCTGTACGCCGTGGCCCGCTGCGCCGCCAGGTCGACCTCCATCCGGTCGAAGCTGCCCCGGGCCCGCACCGCCGCCCACAGCAGCCGGGGCACCGTCAGCCTGGTCGTGACCGTGAGATGGGCGACGACGTCGCGCACGGTCCAGGCGGCGCACAGCGACGGCGTCGTCCACTGCTCGTCGGTGAGGTCGGCGACGAGGTCGGCGACGCGGTGCCGTTCGGCGGCCACCGCCGCGTCGACGGCGGTACGGAGGAGGACGGGCGGGGTGCTCATGCTCCTCCCGACTCCGCCCGTCCCCGGAACTCGTCGGTCGCGGCCGGGGCCTGCCGCCCGTGACCAGGTGTGACCTGCGCCGACCGACTAGGTTCGGGAGCCGGACCGGACGGACGGCGCAGGGGGTGTGGCACGTGGCGAGATCGGTGCTCGTGACCGGCGGGAACCGCGGGATCGGGCTGGCGATCGCCCGCGCGTTCGCCGAGCAGGGCGACGCGGTGGCGGTGACCCACCGTGGCAGCGGCGCCCCCGAGGGCCTGTTCGGCGTGCAGTGCGACGTCACCGACGCCGCGGCGGTCGACCGGGCGTTCACCGAGGTCGAGGAGCACCAGGGGCCGGTAGAGGTGCTGGTGAGCAACGCCGGCATCACCCGGGACGGGCTGCTCATGCGGATGAAGGAGGAGGACTTCACCGACGTCCTCGACGCCAACCTCACCGCCGCCTACCGGGTCTCCAAGCGGGCCGCGGCCAAGATGGTCCGCGCGCGGAGCGGCCGGGTGGTCTTCGTCTCCTCGGTCGTGGGCCTGCTGGGCTCGGCCGGGCAGACGAACTACGCGGCGTCGAAGGCCGGCCTCGTGGGCCTGGCGCGGTCCATCGCCCGGGAGCTGGGCAGCCGGGGCATCACCGCGAACGTGGTGGCGCCCGGCTTCGTCGAGACCGACATGACGGCGCAGCTGCCGGAGAAGCGGCAGCAGGAGATCCTCGGGCAGGTGCCGCTGGGGCGGTACGCCTCGGCGGAGGAGATCGCCGGCGTGGTGCGCTTCCTGGCGAGCGACGCGGCCGGCTACATCACCGGGGCGGTCGTCCCGGTCGACGGCGGACTGGGAATGGGGCACTGATGAGCGGCGGCATCCTCGAGGGTAAGAAGGTCCTGGTCACCGGGGTCCTCACCGAGGCCTCGATCGCGTACGCGACCGCCCGGATCGCGCAGGAGCAGGGCGCCACCGTCGTCCTGTCCAACTTCGGCCGCGCCCTGTCGCTGTGCCAGCGGATCGCCAGGCGGCTCCCGCAGGAGGCCGCCGTCGTCGAGCTCGACGTGACGAACACCGAGCACCTGTCGACCCTGGCCGACCGGCTGCGTGAGCAGGGCTTCGACACCCTCGACGGCGTCGTCCACTCGATCGGGTTCGCGCCCCAGGAGGCGATGGGGGAGGGCTTCCCCGAGGTCGCCTGGGAGCACGCGGCGACGGCCTTCCAGGTGTCGTCCTGGTCCTACGCCTCCCTCGCGCAGGCCTGCCGGCCGCTGCTGACCAACCCGTCCTCGGTCGTCGGGCTGACCTTCGACGCGTCCGTCGCCTGGCCGGTCTACGGCTGGATGGGTGCCGCCAAGGCGGCGCTGGAGTCCGTGAGCCGGTACGTGGCCCGCGAGCTCGGGCCCGAGGGCGTGCGGTCCAACATCGTGGCCGCCGGGCCGCTGCGCAGCATGGCCATGAAGTCCATCCCGGGCAGCGCGCAGTTCGAGGAGGCGTGGGAGGGGCGGGCCCCGCTCGGCTGGTCGGTCACTGACACCGAGCCGGCCGGCAAGGCCGTCGTCGCGCTGCTGTCGGACTGGTTCCCCGCCACCACCGGCGAGATCGTGCACGTCGACGGGGGCTTCCACGCCGTCGGCGTGTGAGTGCATCCGCCGGCGTCCCGCAGCGAGAAGGAAGTCCGTGCCCCGCGCCACCGTCGACATCAGCCCCGGCCAGCGACCCGACGAGGACCCCTCGCTGGCCGTCCGCAACAACGGCGGCGTCCCGCCGTCGGCCGACCCCGCCCCCGCCGGACGACGGGAGGCGCTGCTGGTGCTCTCCTTCGGCGGTCCCGAGGGCCACGACGACGTCATGCCGTTCCTCGAGAACGTCACCCGCGGCCGCGGGATCCCGCGCGAGCGGCTCGAGGAGGTCGCCGAGCACTACCACCACTTCGACGGCGTCAGCCCGATCAACGGCCAGAACAAGGCGCTGATCGCGGCGGTCGAGGCCGACCTCGCCGCCGCCGGCGTCGAGCTGCCGGTCTACTGGGGCAACCGCAACTGGGCGCCCTACGTCGAGGACACCTGGGCGCAGATGGCCGACGACGGCATCGAGCACGTCTACGTCCTCGCCACCTCCGCCTACGCCTCGTACTCCGGCTGCCGGCAGTACCACGAGGACATCGCACGGGCCCGCGTCGCGACCGGCGGCGGGCCGACCGCGGAGAAGCTGCCGCACTACTTCGACGCGCCGGGCTTCGTGCAGGCCAACGCCGACGCCCTGGCCGCCGCGATCGCGTCGCTGCCCGAGGAGGTCCGCGGCACCGCCCGGCTGGTGGCCACGGCGCACTCCATCCCCGACACGATGGCCGCCGTGGCGGGGCCCGAGGGGCACGCCTACGAGGCCGAGCTCACGACCGCCGCGCAGCTGGCGGTCGACGCCGCCGCACCCGGCCGGTCCTTCGACCTGGTGTGGCAGAGCCGCAGCGGCCCGCCGTCCGTGCCGTGGCTGGAACCCGACGTCAACGACCACCTGCGCGCGCTGGCCGCGGCGGGGGAGCAGGCCGTCGTCCTGTTCCCGGTCGGGTTCGTCAGCGACCACCTCGAGGTCGTCTGGGACCTCGACAACGAGGCGAAGGAGACCGCCCGGGAGTGCGGGCTGGCCTTCGCCCGCGCCGCGACCGCCGGGACCCACCCGGCGTTCGTCCGCTCGCTGGTGGAGCTGCTGCGGGAGCGCCGCGCCGGCGGGCAGCCCCGCCTGGGGACCGACTGCCCCGCGTCGTGCTGCTTCGTCGCGCGGCCGGCCCGCCCGACCGCCTGAAGGAAGACCCCGTCCTCCCCACCCCTCGCAAGCTCGGGGCGGTGCCCGGGACGGGCCAGCGGCCAGCCGCTGGACGGGGCCTGCCCGGGACGGGGGCCGGCGGGGGCCTGCGGGGGTCCTCTCTCAGCCGGCGAGCCGGAGGACGTCCTCGACGGCGGCGGCCACCGCCTCCGGGGCCTCGGACGGGATCTGGTGCCCGGCTCCGGGCACGACGACGGTCTCCGAGCGCCCCGACAGCGCGGCCAGCCGCTCCTGACCCGCCGTCCACGGCCGGCCGGCCCCCTCGCCGCGCACGAGCACCACGAGGTGCGGGTCGTCCTCCAGCGCCGTGACCGACCGCGCGGCCTGCTCGATGTCGCGAAGGTCCAGCCGCTCGTCGGCCATCGCGACCTCCTCCAGGCTCGGTGCTCCGGTGCCGCCCAGCAGGCCGACGGAGGAATCGAGCGCCTCGACCAACACCAGGCCGTCGACGCGGTCGGGGTGCCGGTCGGCGTGGAGGCGCGCCAGGTAGCCGCCGAAGGAGTGCGCCACCAGGACGACCGGTCCCCGGTCCGCGGCGTGGTCGACCACGGCGTCCAGTTCGGCGTCGAGCTCGTCCGCGCCCCGGCCCGCGGCCCGGGGGGCGTCACTGGCGCCGGTGCCCGGCCGGTCGTAGCGGCAGACCCGCGCGCTGCCGGTGAGCGCCCGCTCGACCTCGATCTACTGCTCGGAGGTGGTGTCGTCCCCGATGCCGTTGACCAGGACCACCGCGGGACCGTCACCGGTGCACCACACCTGCTGCGATCCCGGCGGCGCACCGACCTCGGCCGCGACCTCCCCGGGCACCGTGTCGCCGCCCGCACCGCAGGACGTCAGGACGAGGCCGCACGACGCGAGGGCCGCGAGCCCGACGGCGGGACGCCGACGGCGCGACCCCCTCACCGCGGAACGGCGTTGTAGGCGGCGGTGACCGCCTCGCGGACGGCGTCGCCCAGCGGACGGAGCGCGTCGTCGCGGGCGGCGGCCTGACGGTGGGTGACCGCGCCACCTGGGGCGTCGCTGAGCGCCAGGTCGAGCACCGTCGCCAGCCGCTGGGCCCGCGCCAGCAGCGACATCGCCAGCGGGTCCGTGCCCGGCGGCATCCCCGGCACGTGCGCCGCCTCCGCCAGCCCGGCCAGCAGGGCCGGGACCTCCGGGTGCCAGCGGGCCAGGTCGAGGTCGGCCAGCGTGCGGGCCGCGTCGCCGACGGCGAGGTCCAGCGCGCCGGACACCGCGCGCAGCGACCCCTCGACCGGTGGCGGCACCGGCGGGGCACCGGTCAGGTCGAACGCCGTCCACTGCACCACCTCCGGGCCCAGCGGCTCGGGCACCAGCGCCAGGTGCTCGCCGACGGCGGCCTGTCCGGCCTCCACCGCCGGCTCGGCGAGGCCCGTGGCGCGCGGCAGCCCACGCACGTCGCCGGGCACCGGCAGCACCAGGCGGATCCGGGTCTCACCGGCGCTGCGCAGTGCGCTCAGTGCCCAGCCGAGGGGGACGGCGCCGTCGGCGCCGGGCAGGCCGGCGACCCGGTGCGCGGTGTCCCCCACCAGGGCGTCGAGGGCGTCGTCGTAGGAGGCGCGGCCGGTGAGCCAGGCGGTCGCCCACACCGCGAACCGGCCCGCGGGGAAGTCGTGCACCCGGCGAGGTTATGCCGGGCCCCGGCCTAGATGACGATCCGGTTGAGATCGGTCACAGCGCCGTCCGGATCTGGGAGAGTGCGGACGTGGAAGCCTGGTTGCTGTGGCTGATCGCGTCCGGTCTGTTCGCCGCCGGTGAGCTGGCCAGCGGCGACCTGTTCCTGCTGATGCTGGCCGGCGGGGCGGTCGGCGGCGTTGGGGTCGCGCTGCTCGGCGGTCCCGTCGTCCTGCAGCTGGCCGCCTTCGTCGTGATCTCGGCGCTGCTGCTGGCGGTGGTGCGGCCACTGGCCAAGCGCCACCTCACCGAGGGGACGCCGGATCAGCCGGACGGCATCGCGGCGGTGATCGGCCGCACCGCGCGAGTCACCCGGGCCGTCGACGGCCGGGGCGGGCGCATCCAGCTCGGTGCCGACGAGTGGACCGCCCGCAGCCAGTACGGCGCCGATCGGTTCCCGGTCGGCGCGACGGTGCGGATCCTGCAGGTGGACGGCGCCACCGCCGTCGTCGGGGACGCCCTCGAGCTGGAGTGACCCCTCCGTGGGTGACCGCGCGTCGCGCCGTGACCGCATCGTCACCGGAACCAGGCAGGATCGGACACGTACCTCGCAGAAGGGAGCGTTCCCGTGACGCCCGCACTGATAGCCCTCATCGTGATCGCCCTGCTGTTGGTGGTCGTCGTCGCCAAGACCGTGACGATCGTGCCGCAGGCGCAGGCCAAGGTCGTCGAGCGGCTCGGCCGCTACAGCCGCACTCTCTCGCCGGGCCTGTCGCTGCTGGTGCCGTTCATCGACCGCGTGCGCGCCACCATCGACCTGCGCGAGCAGGTGATCTCCTTCCCGCCGCAGCCGGTGATCACCTCGGACAACCTGCAGGTCGGCATCGACACCGTCGTCTACTTCCAGGTGACCGAGCCGCGGCTGGCCACGTACGGCATCGCCAACTACATCCAGGGCATGGAGCAGCTCACCACCACGACGCTGCGCAACGTCGTCGGCGGGCTCAACCTCGAGGGCGCGCTGACCGGCCGCGACGGCATCAACAGCCAGCTGCGCGAGGTGCTCGACGGCACCACCGGCCCGTGGGGTCTGCGTGTGGCACGGGTGGAGATCAAGGCCATCGACCCGCCGCCGTCCATCCGCGACTCCATGGAGAAGCAGATGCGCGCCGACCGCGACAAGCGGGCGATCATCCTGACGGCCGAGGGTGCCCGGCAGTCGGCCATCACCACCGCCGAGGGGCAGAAGGCCTCGGCGATCCTCTCCGCGGAGGGCAAGAAGCAGGCGGCGATCCTCGAGGCCGAGGCCGAGCGGCAGAGCCGGATCCTGCGGGCCGAGGGTGAGCGCGCGGCACTGTTCCTGCAGGCGCAGGGCCAGGCGAAGTCGATCGAGACGGTCTTCCAGGCCATCCACGACGGCAAGCCCGACCAGGGGCTGCTGGCCTACCAGTACCTGCAGACGCTGCCGCAGATCGCGCAGGGCGACGCGAACAAGATGTGGATCGTCCCGAGCGAGTTCAGCAAGGCCCTGGACGGCCTGGCCAAGCTCGGCGGAGCCGACGGCGACGGGCGGTCCTGGATGGACGTCGAGCCGTCGCGGAACGGCGCGAGCCGGCCGACCGCGGAGATGGACACCAGCGGCTGGTTCGAGTCGGCGCTGCCCCGGGCCGCCGACCAGCCCGAGGCGAAGATCGAGCTGTCGAGCATCGCCGACGCCGCGCCGGTCGTCGCCGCACCGGGGATCCCGGACACGACGGCCCTGGCCCGCGCCGCCGAGCAGGAGACCACCGGCGGGGAGGTCCAGCCCCGTCCCTGACCGGTTCCCGGCGGGACCGGCACCGCGGGATCGTGATCGGCGAGACCGTCACCGTGAGTCGATCACGGGGTTGCCGCAGGGGACACGCGCGGACGCGCCACCCGGCCGCGCGACGACCCCGTGATCAACTGCCGTGGGCGGCCGCCGGCCCCCGCCAGGGCCTCCCCGGGAGCGGCCCCGTCCAGAGGCTCGCCGCGGGCCCCGTCCCCGGCACCGCCCCGAGCTCGCGAGGGGTGGGGGACGGGGTCCTTCCCCGGTGAGGAGGACGGGGTCCTCCCCTCAGTCCTTGAGCAGGCCCTCGCGGAGCTTGGCCAGGGTCTGGCTGAGCAGCCGGGACACGTGCATCTGCGAGATGCCGATGTCCGCGGCGATCTGCGACTGGGTCATGTTGCCGAAGAACCGCAGGATGAGGATGCGCCGCTCCCGGGCCGGGATGGTGGCCAGCAGCGGCTGCAGCGACTCGCGGTACTCCACGCCCTCCAGCGCGGAGTCCTCCTCGCCGAGGGTGGCGGCGAGGGTGGGGGAGTCGTCCTCGCCCGAGAGCCGCTCGTCGAGCGAGCTGCTGCGGTAGGCGTTGGCGACGGCGAGCCCCTCGAGCACCTCCGCGCGCGGGATGCCCAGGTGCTCGGCGAGCTCCGAGGGCGTCGGCGCACGGCCGTTCTTCTGCGCCAGCTCACCGACCGCCGCGTTCAGCGACAGGTGCAGCTCCTGCAGCCGCCGCGGCACCCGCACCGACCAGCCCTGGTCGCGGAAGTGCCGCTTGATCTCACCGGTGATCGTCGGGACGGCGAAGGAGAGGAACTCGACGCCGCGGGTCGGGTCGAACCGGTCGATCGCAGCGATGAGCCCCAGGGTGCCGACCTGCAGCAGGTCGTCGAAGGGCTCGCCGCGGTTGCTGAACCGGCGGGCGAAGTGCCGCACCAGCGGCAGGTGCTCCTCGACGAGGACCTCCCGCAGCCGCTCGCGGCGCGGGTCGTCCTTGTCCAGCGTGGCCAGCTGGGCGAACAGCGGCGCGGTGCGCTCGGCCCGCTTGCGGTTCTCCGACATCGGCGGGGCGGCGGGCGTGCCGGGACCGGTCGACTCGCTCGCGTCCTCGTCGACCTGGTCCTCGTCGGACGCCTCGGCGGCGTCGTCCTCGGACTCGACCTCGTCGTCGGCCGGGTCGTCGGCGGCCGCGTCGCGCCCGAGCGGTGCGCCGGCCTCCGGCGTGGGGACGACCTCGCTGCGCGGGTCGGGCACCACGACGGGCTGCTCCTCGGACGCGATCTCCCCCTCCGTGCCCCGCGGGCCGGTCGGGTTCTCGTCGTCGCGCAGGGTGTCCTCCTCGACGGTCGTGGGCTCCGGGGCTACCGCCCCGGTCACCGCACGACCGAGACGTTCTGGCCCGAGTCCCCGAGCTGCTTGTCCGGGTGCTGTCCCGGGAGGTACTTGTCCATGGAGATGACGGCGACGGGCGAGGTGCCGCCGTCACCGGCCGGGACGGTGGCCTGGGTGGCCGGGCCGGCCTCGACCTTGTCCACCAGCGTGTGCAGCACCGCCCAGCCGAAGCCGTCACGGGGGACGTCGGTGCCCTCGGTCGTCGGCACCCAGGCGTCGATGTGCAGGCCCTGGCGGGTGGTCTCGAAGACCACGGTCAGCCGGCGGTCGTCGGAGACGATCGCGGACAGCGTCGCGCAGGCCTCGTCCACGGCCAACCGGAGGTCCTCCACCGCGTCGAGGTCGTAGTCCATCCGCATCGCCAGGTCACCGGCCATGGCCCGCACGGCGGGCAGCTGCGTGGGAGTGGTGGGCACCCGCAGTTCCAGTCGTTCGGCGCGCCGCCCGTCCTGCGCGAGGGCACCCCTCGAGTCCACCATCCGTCGTCCGCTCCTCTTGCTCGCGTGGTGACCGCGTGCCCGGGGTCGTGCGACCCCGGTTGCGCGCGGTTCGCACCCATCCTGCCCGACCGGCTGCAGCGGAGTGCCCGGCCCCGTCGAGCGGTGCTCCTGAAGAGGAGGGGTACCCCGCTCCTCGCGCTGGTCAAACCCCAGGTCACGCGCCTGGTGGGCGCGGTTGCAGCCGTCTGGGGGCTGCGGTTCGCTGGCCCGAGATGAACGCCAGTCAGGAGAGCCCGAGCTCCGGGCCCGCACCGGTGGACGACGCCGGCGGTGCCGCGCTCGTCGCGGCGTTGGAGACCGCCTCCGCCGCCATCTGGTGCCTGGCCGGGACCGCCCTGGAGCCGGTCTGGGCCAACGCCCGCGCCCGTGCCCTCGGAACGGGCCCGCACGACCTGGTCGCGGTCGCCGGCCGCCGCGTCACCGAGCTGGCCGGCTCGGTCGCCCGCACCGGCCGCGCCGAGACCGTGCACGGCGACCCCGATCCCACGGGCCAGGCCGCGAGCGTCGTCCTGCAGCCGCTGGAGGTGCGGGGGCAGCCCGGCGTCCTCGTCGTCGTCGAGGCCGAGCGGACCGACAGCGGGCCCGCCGCGGCGGCCGTCGCGGCGGAGGACGTCGTCGACCAGGTGCAGCACTCGCTGCTGCCCCCGGCGCTGCCGCTGCTGCCGGACGTGCGGCTGTCCGGCGGCTACCACCGCGCCAGCTCCGTGCACGCCGCGGGCGGCGACTGGTACGACGCGGTCCCGCTCGGCCGCGGCCGGCTGGCCCTCGTGGTCGGTGACGCCGTCGGTCACGGCGTACCCGCCGCCGGGGCGATGAGCCGGCTGCGCGGGGCGATGCGCTCGCTGGCCCTGCGCGACCCGTCGCCGGCGGCGGTGGTCGCCGCGCTGGACGCCTTCGCCGGTCAGATGGAGGACGTCGAGGGCGCCTCGGTGTTCTACGGGGTGCTCGAGGCCGCTACCGGGCGACTGACCTACGCCGCGGCCGGGCACCCCGCCCCGTTGATCGTCCAGGCCGAC
Proteins encoded:
- a CDS encoding ATP-binding protein, whose product is MVDSRGALAQDGRRAERLELRVPTTPTQLPAVRAMAGDLAMRMDYDLDAVEDLRLAVDEACATLSAIVSDDRRLTVVFETTRQGLHIDAWVPTTEGTDVPRDGFGWAVLHTLVDKVEAGPATQATVPAGDGGTSPVAVISMDKYLPGQHPDKQLGDSGQNVSVVR